One genomic window of Bradyrhizobium sp. B124 includes the following:
- a CDS encoding YraN family protein — MAKTDSASPERVAAFRTGISAESRAAALLIAKGYRILARRFRTPYGEIDLVVRRRNLLAFVEVKARASLDDAAYAVTPRQQQRIVNAAQAWLMAHPEHAEFDLRFDAVLIAPKSLPRHLLAAFDASP, encoded by the coding sequence ATGGCGAAGACTGACAGCGCCTCGCCTGAACGCGTCGCGGCATTCCGCACCGGCATCTCGGCCGAAAGCCGCGCCGCGGCGCTTCTGATCGCCAAGGGCTATCGCATCCTGGCAAGGCGCTTCCGCACCCCCTATGGCGAGATCGACCTGGTGGTGCGCCGGCGCAATCTGCTCGCCTTCGTCGAGGTCAAGGCCCGTGCCAGCCTCGACGACGCCGCCTATGCGGTGACGCCGCGCCAGCAGCAGCGCATCGTCAACGCCGCCCAGGCCTGGCTGATGGCGCATCCCGAACATGCCGAATTTGATCTCAGATTCGACGCCGTGCTGATTGCGCCGAAGAGCCTGCCGCGCCATTTGTTAGCGGCATTCGACGCAAGCCCTTAA